In the genome of Meles meles chromosome 2, mMelMel3.1 paternal haplotype, whole genome shotgun sequence, one region contains:
- the SOWAHB gene encoding ankyrin repeat domain-containing protein SOWAHB, translating to MARELSQEALLDFLCQAGGRVTNAALLSHFKGFLRDPDAPPGQQQRRRELFKGFVNSVAAVRQDPDGTKFVVLKRRYRDLVGEEGLQPPRDPPAAAPAGGAASCDPQGARGGQRRRRREQEPEEERAGAAAQAPRSGGGGLAARRAPEAAPAGGGRGGGSGHGPGARCAAAEARGGCCRECLQNGLEGPPGEPVLGAAPGPSPAGEQPVRDPPSRDDRGAPGQQPQGASAERGPGSAAPCSPPAAVGAAGSRASPPAPLSHPVSPGDPPELLTPDSLHDSTPQQQRQRTWEWVARHPQTPTARDRGPTRAWSVLPDSFLQLPSGLSLWAREPDSEPPNPALASPPVLPAVPEPRPESSPRAVFRSIRCQLSLQDLDDFVDQESHGSEESSSGPRESPGGSEEGRRVAPGTPDWRKLRNAVGGLSPKEPSPSKSLEVLRSRGDGPGSQQGSTEANSLAGHPQDSWPWPAPKFRRSLRRSSQAGRVKLSSSDEEHLEQDLLKRTRRPPRSRRPSKAGAGPSPRVDAALIPKPAGIKASVAERGRPHTPRTRAGEECIAVVPHRPLEHKSSVVPLDAREHEWIVKLASGSWIQVLTLFWEDPQLALHRDFLTGYTALHWMAKHGDLGALQDFVSSTRKAGIALDVNVKSGCGYTPLHLAAIHGHQGVIKLLVQRLASRVNIRDSSGKKPWQYLASNTSGEIWQLLGAPRGRPIFPVYPLVQSSSPTRKAKSREISRNITRKTSFAALLKNQHSKWKLANQYEKFPSPREREEYSD from the coding sequence ATGGCCCGCGAGCTGAGCCAGGAGGCCCTGCTGGATTTTCTGTGCCAGGCCGGGGGGAGAGTGACCAACGCCGCCCTGCTGAGCCACTTCAAGGGCTTCCTGCGCGACCCCGACGCGCCCCCCGgccagcagcagcgccgccgcgaGCTCTTCAAGGGCTTCGTCAACTCGGTGGCCGCAGTGCGCCAGGACCCCGACGGCACCAAGTTCGTGGTGCTCAAGAGGAGGTACAGGGacctggtgggggaggaggggctgcagCCACCCCGAGACCCGCCCGCGGCAGCCCCTGCCGGGGGGGCTGCGTCCTGCGACCCGCAAGGCGCGCGCGGAGgacagcggcggcggcggcgcgagCAGGAGCCGGAGGAGGAGCGCGCGGGGGCCGCCGCGCAGGCCCCGCGCTCAGGTGGCGGAGGACTCGCGGCCCGACGCGCCCCGGAGGCGGCCCCAGCAGGCGGCGGCCGGGGGGGCGGCTCCGGCCACGGGCCGGGCGCGAGGTGCGCGGCGGCGGAGGCCCGGGGCGGCTGCTGCCGGGAATGCCTGCAGAACGGCCTGGAGGGGCCGCCGGGCGAGCCCGTGCTCGGAGCAGCCCCGGGCCCCAGCCCCGCCGGGGAGCAGCCCGTGCGCGACCCGCCGTCCCGGGATGACCGCGGGGCTCCGGGGCAGCAGCCGCAGGGCGCGTCCGCTGAGCGCGGCCCGGGGTCCGCAGCGCCCTGCTCGCCGCCTGCAGCTGTCGGGGCTGCCGGGAGCCGGGCTTCCCCGCCGGCCCCCCTGTCCCACCCGGTGTCCCCGGGAGACCCGCCGGAGCTGTTGACCCCGGACTCGCTGCACGACTCCACCccgcagcagcagcggcagcgcaCCTGGGAGTGGGTGGCCAGACACCCCCAGACACCCACGGCCCGGGACCGCGGCCCCACTCGAGCCTGGTCGGTGCTGCCGGACAGCTTCCTCCAGCTACCCTCGGGGCTGAGCCTCTGGGCCCGGGAACCCGACTCGGAGCCTCCAAACCCCGCTCTGGCGTCTCCTCCCGTCCTTCCTGCCGTTCCGGAGCCGCGTCCCGAGAGCTCTCCCCGGGCGGTCTTCCGCAGCATTCGCTGTCAGCTGTCCCTCCAAGACCTGGATGACTTTGTGGACCAGGAAAGCCACGGCAGCGAGGAGAGCAGCAGTGGGCCCAGAGAGTCTCCCGGGGGTTCCGAAGAGGGGCGGCGGGTTGCTCCGGGAACCCCAGACTGGAGAAAGCTCAGGAATGCAGTGGGAGGCCTTTCTCCCAAGGAGCCAAGTCCCAGCAAGAGCCTTGAGGTCCTCAGGAGCAGAGGCGACGGTCCCGGCTCTCAGCAGGGCTCAACAGAGGCTAACAGCCTTGCAGGCCACCCCCAGGACTCTTGGCCCTGGCCAGCTCCCAAGTTCAGGAGATCCCTCAGGAGGAGCTCTCAGGCGGGGAGAGTCAAACTGTCTTCTTCCGATGAGGAGCATCTTGAGCAGGACTTGCTGAAAAGGACCCGGCGCCCACCACGGTCCAGGAGACCCTCCAAGGCAGGAGCAGGGCCCAGCCCAAGAGTGGATGCTGCTCTGATACCCAAACCTGCGGGCATCAAGGCCTCTGTTGCTGAGCGGGGTCGGCCGCACACCCCCCGgaccagggctggggaggagtgTATAGCCGTGGTCCCGCACAGGCCTTTGGAGCACAAGTCGTCTGTGGTCCCCCTGGATGCCAGGGAGCACGAATGGATTGTGAAGCTTGCCAGTGGCTCTTGGATTCAGGTGTTGACCTTGTTTTGGGAGGACCCGCAGCTGGCTCTGCACAGAGACTTCCTGACGGGGTACACGGCCTTGCACTGGATGGCCAAACACGGGGACCTCGGGGCGCTTCAGGACTTCGTCTCCAGCACCCGGAAAGCAGGGATTGCGCTTGATGTCAATGTGAAGTCCGGTTGTGGATATACCCCTCTGCACCTTGCAGCCATCCATGGTCACCAGGGGGTCATCAAATTGCTAGTGCAAAGATTGGCCTCCAGGGTGAACATTCGGGACAGCAGCGGGAAGAAGCCATGGCAGTATCTGGCCAGTAACACCTCCGGGGAGATATGGCAGCTCCTGGGAGCCCCTCGGGGCAGGCCCATTTTCCCCGTGTATCCTTTAGTCCAAAGCTCTTCCCCCACCAGGAAGGCCAAGAGCCGGGAAATATCTAGAAATATCACCCGGAAGACTTCCTTTGCCGCACTCCTCAAAAATCAGCACAGCAAATGGAAGTTGGCCAACCAGTATGAGAAATTCCCCAGtccaagggaaagagaagagtacAGTGACTGA